The Prochlorococcus marinus str. MIT 9301 genome segment AGAATTAATAATAAATAAGTTTGTGCCATTTACTAAGATAACAAATGAAGGTTTATGGCATCTACGATTTTCTTACTTGCTCCGGGTTCCCCCATTCTTTTTTTTCCAATTTTTGCTTGTTCTAACCTATCAACTTTTCCTTTCAAAAGTAAACTTAAACGTTTTAAAAGAATTTTTTTGTTCTTGCAAACTAGAACACTACCTCCCAATAATCTTGATTGCCTTTTTGCAAATGATTTTGTAAATTGTGGTCCAGGTCCCGGTAGAGAAAGAGATGGAATTCCAAGGCCAGCAATTTGCTCTGTAGCAGTTCCTGCATTAGACAAGCCAACTTCTGCCATATTAGCCCATGAATTGAATTTACCTTTTCCAATTACTACATATTTATCTTTCTTCTTCCATACTGAATCTTCTTCAATAAGAAATTTAACTTTACTTTGTTTTTTAAAACCATATTTATTTAAATAATTTTGAATTTGAATCACATTCGCATTAATGCTCAAAGGCAAAAGTATTAACAAATCCTTTGATAAATCAAAATCTTGCAAACAATTTAGAAAATTATCAAGATTTTTGAGAGCTTCAGGGTATCTACTTCCAATTAATAAAATAATCCTTTTAAAAGAAATAATATTTGATATCTTATCGTTTGCTACGTTAACAAAATCCATCATTGGATTACCCAAGTATTTTGCATCAATATTTTTTTTATACAAATTACTGGCTGTAATTTTATCTCTCATAATTAAATTTTTACATCTTGGAGATTTCATTAAAAACATTTCCCATGGATCCCATTCAGAACCTTTCAACTTATGATAAAAATCGCTTAAATCCCAACCTGGCCCACTACTCCAAGTATGATCACTTTTGGGAGTTCCAATGAAACTAAAGTCGCATTCTGAACTCCAAGCGTAGAGTAACGGTAAGAAATCGCCTACTGCAATAATTTGGCAGTTATGTTTTGACTTCTGTTTTACAAGTAGAAAATTTCTTAAATTATCGATTAAAAATCCTGCAAACAAATCAAGCACAAATCCCTTCAAACTTTGATTACTAAAACCTCCACTAGGCAGCTCTTTTAAATATCCTATTTTACGAAAATTTTTTGATTTTATGGAATTAAATACATCTCCATTTCCTACTAACGGTAAAACTTCAATATTTTTATTTTTAATTTTTAGTAATCTTTTTATTATTTCCGATGCGATTACATCTTCTCCATGACCATTGCATATGAATAATAGAGAATGAGACACCTTACTGTTAAGATCATAAAAAGACTCAATCGAATCTTTTTCGGCGGCATGGCCAAGTGGTAAGGCAGAGGATTGCAAATCCTTTATCCCCAGTTCGAATCTGGGTGCCGCCTTATTTAATTTTTTTACGCATTGAATTATGAAGTTTTCTAAGAACTTCAATTTCAAATAAAGGGTATAAACTTTCAATTACTTATTGATATATAGAAAAATAATCTTTTCTTTATTTTTTTTAAATAATACCCGATATCCATTAATAAATAAAATTTAATTGATTTATTAATTATTTTCATAAGATTATTAATATAAGAATTTGAATTATTTTAGTAATCATTATCTGCTACACACATTCCTAAACATCTAACACCATTTGATGCAGTTCTTTTGCAATGATTACATAAAATGGGGTCCTTCTCTGAAGTAAGGTTAATTTTTGAATTATTTTGGCCTTTAATACTTATTAACTCTTGTGTTGAATCAAATAGAGTCATTCTTGGAATCATCACTTGAATCGATACTAACAACAAGTGAAGCATTAGTGTTGGAGGAAGGTATATCCATAATTTTTACAGTTTCTTTAGGCTCATCAATAACTTGATTTTCTTCAGTACTTTCATCCACAGCACAAGCTTCAAGAGCCTCTCGAAGTAGTGAATCAAAAGTTGCTCCAGGCAATCTATGTCTTGCAACCTCAAGAAAAGTTCTAGGTAACGATTCAGATGCAGCATCTCTTAAAGCAGGATTATTCTTTCTATGTTCTTGTTCTTCTTCTATTGATTTAATAAACCTCAGTGTGACATCTCTTTTGGTAGAAGCTTTTATCAAGGTATCGTTTTCCGGATTGCTAACATTAGGTTCATTTTCGAGATCGCTAAGTCTTTTTTCCAAACTATTTAAAACTTCATTAGCTTCTTTACTAATATGCGCTAATTGACCATCGGACAAATTAGGTAAATCAGCAACAAAAACTTTCCCATGATCCCTTAGTGTTAAGAAAGTTGGCCTTGGGCCTTGAGCCTGTCTACCAATTGATTCAGAATTATTACCTATTGGTCTTTTTGGAGGTGTAGGACCAGCTGAACTACGTCTACGAGTAATTCTTTGATTATTTGCAAATGGCATTGAATAAAGATTAAATCTTAATACTTAAACTTCCGATATAATTCGGCTGTAATTTTATTATATTACACCCAACTTTTTCATTTGGGTATAAAAAATAATTTTTTAAAACTCATTTAAAAAAGATAAAAAAATTTAAGTTAAAATTTCTGGTAAAAATTTACTAATTGTTGAATCATTTTTTCGAACTATCTTTCCAATTTCCCAACTATCTATACCATAATCTTTGCAGATACTTAATATCGCGTCCTTAAATTGTTTATCAATAATTAAACAAAATCCAACTCCAAGATTAAAAGTATTCCAAAAATCTCTTTCAGGAATAGATCCTTTCTCTTTTAAGAATTTAAATAAAGTAGGTATTTGCCAAGAACTGGTATTGATATAAGGAATAAAATCAGAAGGAATACATCTTGGTAAATTTTCTGGAATTCCTCCTCCAGTTATATGAGACATTGCTTTAATTTCAATATCTTCAGATAACATTTGGTTAATCACATTATTGTAAATTTTTGTAGGTTTTAATAACTCATCATAAAAATTTAAGTGAGAAACTTTTTCAAATTCTTTATCTATTTGATTATTGTTTTGAATAATTTTTCTTACTAAACTAAAGCCGTTACTATGAACTCCATTACTTTTTAAAGCAATTATTAAGTCATTTTCAGAGACTTTTTTACCATTAATAAGCTTATCCTCATCAACTATTCCAACACAAAATCCTGCAAGATCATACTTATTTTTTGAATAAAATCCAGGCATTTCAGCAGTTTCTCCGCCAAGTAATGAACAGTTATTTTCTCCGCATCCATGTGAAATTCCCTGAACAACCCTCAATAATTGTTTCTTATCAAGCTTACCTGTAGCAATATAATCTAGAAAAAATAAAGGTCTTGCACCACTAGTAATAATATCGTTCATGCACATAGCAACTAAATCAATGCCAACCTCAAAGTGAAAGTTTTTACTTTGAGCTAATTCTAATTTTGTTCCAACACCATCAGTCCCTGAAACAAGAACTGGTTTTTTAAAACTATCGATAGGAATTCTAAACAAACCTCCGAACCCGCCAATACCCTCAATCACATTAGATGTATGAGTTGCTTCAACTGCCTGTTTAATTTCGGAAACAAATTCTCGCCCAGCTTCTATATCAACACCTGATGTTTTGTAATCCATGAAATAAAAATGATAGACTTTACCTATATAGATATTCCTCCTAAGATTACTTTTGTCCAGTAATTATTTATCAAATAGATTTATTTTTTAAAAACAAAGTGAAGAAAGTAATCATAAGGAAAACTGAAGAAATAGAAAATTGGAGGAGAAATATAAATAGTGAAATTAACTTCATTCCAACAATGGGTAATCTTCATGATGGTCATATTAAACTAATATCAACAGCAAAAAATGACAATTCCAATGTTAATTTAGTAAGTATTTTTATTAATCCACTTCAATTTGATAACAAGTTAGATTTAGAGAATTACCCTCAAACAATTGATAATGATATAAAAATCTCCTTTTCAAATGGCGCAGATGCTATCTTCATACCAAGTTATGAAGATATATATCCACCGAATAATAAAAATATTAAATTCCTAAAAGCTCCAAAAGAACTATCTTCTGCATTATGTGGATTAAATCGAATTGGACATTTTGATGGCGTTTGTACAGTAGTTTATAGATTACTTAATCTCATAAAGCCAAAAAATCTTTACTTAGGAGAAAAAGATTGGCAACAACTTTTAATTTTAAAAAATCTAGTCCTTAGAAAAAATTTAAATGTTGCTATTAGATCCATACCTACACAAAGAGATTTTGATGGAATTCCTCTAAGTTCACGTAATGTACATTTATCAAAAAACGAAAGAAAATTGATTAGTTTTTTTTCAAGTGAGTTATTAGAAGCAAAAAAAATTTTTCAACAAGATAAAAAGATCAATTTAAACCAAATAATTAAGAAGTTATCAGCAAAAAAAATTTCAGTTGAATATTTAGAACATTTACACCCTCATACACTCCAAAAAGCAAGACCTGAGGATAATATTTCGTTATTGGCTGGTGCGATAAGATGTGGGGAGACAAGATTAATTGATCACGTTTTTTTAATGAAAAGAAGGCCTATTATTGCAATTGATGGTCCTGCAGGTTCAGGTAAAAGTACTGTAACAAAGTTAATAGCGAAGAAACTTAATCTCTTATATTTAGATACTGGCGCAATGTATAGGGCATTGAGTTGGCTTATAATAAAAGAAAGTGTTGATTATAAAATAGAAAAAAAATTGCAGAATATTCTTAAAGATATATCTATATTTTTCAAGTCGAATACAAATTCACATCAGGATGTTTATGTTAATAACTACTGTGTTACTAAAGAAATTAGGTCGCAAAAGATAAGTTCCATCGTTTCTAAAATTTCCTCAATAAAAGAAGTAAGAAAATTTTTAGTAGCCGAACAAAGAAAAATTGGAGAATCAGGCGGACTTGTAGCTGAGGGAAGAGATATAGGAACTACTGTTTTTCCTCATGCAGAACTTAAAATATTTTTAACTGCTAGCATCGATGAAAGAGCAAAAAGAAGAAAATATGATAAAAATAGTAAAGACTCACAAGAAATAGACCTTTATACGTTAAAAGAACTTATAAAGAAAAGAGATTTTGAAGATTCCAATAGGGAAATTTCTCCTCTAATAAAGGCGAATGACGCAATAGAAATTATTACGGACGGATATACAATTGATGAGGTAGTGGATAAAATTATTGACCTTTATAATGATAGGATTCCTAAAGAGACTGAGATCAAATAAATTCAAGAAATACTTCCCAAAAAACCGGTTACAGAGTCTTCTAAAATATCAAGAACATAATCGAAGCCCTCATCACCTCCAAAATATGGGTCAGGAACTTCTTGTTCATTAAAAACAGATCTAAAATCTTGTATTTTTTTGATTGATGCAAAGCCAGTTGAAGCTGTGCTATTTTTAAGATTTTGAATATTTCTAAAATTTGAATCGTCCATCGCAAGAATATAGTTAAATTTGTCAAAATCTTCGATAGTAATTTGACGAGCCCTGCTTAGGATATTTATATCTCTTCTTTCAGCCGCAATTCTCATCCTAGAGTCAGCTTTTTTTCCAATATGCCAACTCCCAGTTCCAGCAGAATCTACAATAAAGCCATCTGTTAATTCCTTCTTTTCGAGTAGACTTATAAAAATAGCTTCTGCTGCTGGAGACCTACAAATATTTCCCAAACATACAAAAAGAACGGAAATTTTATTCATATGATTTCAAATTCCAGTAAATTATAAGACTTTTAAGTAGTAAATAAAACTTCTTCAATTAAAGATTCAGTAAATTCTTTACCAAACAAACTCGACAACATTGGCCTTGCTGGATCGTTATCTCTTCTATAATTCAAATATTCATTTTGACCGTTTATTAATTCTTTTTGCAGTTCAAGATTTACTTCTTTGCTTTCGAAAAGAATTTCCAAATACAAATCAAGATATTCCTTAAATGAGGTATAAAGTTGATTAGTAATTAAAAAATCACTTCTTTCTTCTTTTGGTAATTTTGACCATATTACGCCTGGAGAAAAAAATCTAGCTACATCCGCAGACATTTTTTCAGCTAGTGGCAGTGATGAATGACAATGATTTTTAAGTTTTATGAGTTTTTCTAGTAACTCATTATTGTATTGTTTTTGTATTTTTAATGAAGGCTGAAAATCTAACACTAATAAATGACTATTAGGAAGAGAAACAAAATCTACTCCAAAAAAAGGGACGTTATAAATAGTATTAGGAATAATTAAAAAATTTAGAACAGAGTAATTAGGACTATTTATACAAACTGCCCTTGCGAATTGAATTCTTTTTTTATGCGTTACACCCCAAGTAGATAGATTCACATTTTTTTTTAATTTTTTTGAACCATAAGTTGAATCTTTATAAGAATATTCCGAGGGTATTTTTTTTTCTAAACAGTTATATTTACTTAAATTATTTGTTAAATATTTTAAAAAATTATGCCATCTCCAATCTGGCCTGTAAAAAATAGTATCTTGTATTAACATTCAATGAATAATCTCATTATTTAATGTAAAAAGAAATTTATTGATAAATTTTTTTGTCCATTTTTCTCCAAAAAAAGATTTAAACAATTTATCTGCAGGGTCTTTTTCAAAACTATACTTATCATATTTAATTTGATTAATCTTTATTTCTTCTGCATTTAAAAATTGATTAACAGGATTCGATTTATTAATGTTCAAATAATTTTTTACAAATGAATGGAATATATTATTTAAATCTCTATCAAGATTTAATTTATTTCCTCTACATATAATCACCCATGGGGAAAAATACTTTTTTGAATCATATATATTCTTCATTTTATTATTATCAAATGCAGAATATTTTTTCTTAATACTACCTAAACTTGAACAATATTTTTCAAGATATTTGTTTTCTTGAATTAAAGGTTGATAATCAAGTATTGCTAATAACTTTTGAGAATTTCCAAACCATAAAATATCAGCTCCTAAAATAGGCATTTCACTATTAAAATTAGGATATGCGACCGTATTAAACACTTGCAGTTTTTTGCCACCATCTAATCTTGTTATACGCCACTTTCTATATTCGGAAGATGAAAAAAGCCAATTTTTAATAATATATTTTGAGTCTTCATTATGATGTTCTTTAAATTCACCAGATATTTGTACTTCATGTCCATTTAATTCATCAATATTGGTTTTAAGGAAATCAACTAATGAATCAAACATAAATTTTAGGTCTCGGTACTTCCTTTCCTAACTTTTTTTGTAATGTAATTAAATACAATTTTGCCTAAAACAGCAATCAAGTTACCTTCAAGCTCCTTAAACATTTTCATATTGTAAGTAAAAGCTTGATTAGCTTCATCAATAATTTGATCAGCCGTCTTTTGATTTATTGGAAGTTGATTCAAAGTAAGGGAATATTCTTCCTTGAATTTCTTTTCATCAGCAATTAATTCAAACTCATAAAAATTTAAACCATCATTTCCCTGCAAATTTAATGCTTTTTTAGCGATCCTTTTCAAGATTTGCCCCCCAGATAAATCTCCTATATAGCGAGTATAGTGATGACCAACTAAGAGCTCTGGTGAATTTTTTGCGACCTCTCGGATTCTTTCAACATATTCTTTTGCTGAGTGAGAAATATTAATTTCATTCTTCCAGTTTTCACCAAAATAAAATTTAAGATCATTTACAAGAGTTTCTTTCCTGAATAATGATTTAAAACCTATAGGTTTTATTACGGGATGTTCCTCATTGACCAGTCTTTCAATTTCTTCTTCCATAGCTTCATAAACAAAATATAAATCGCTAATTAATTTTCTATAAGATTTTTTTTCAACAACTCCTTTTAAAAAACAAGCCACAAAGCCAGTATTTTCTGCCATAGTATGGGATTTTTTTGTCCCTTCTCTTAATTGTCCTGCAAGAGCAACTGCCATATATTTTGAATTATTTTTGTAAGTGTATTTAATCTACAAGGAAAATACATAAAACAGCTAATTTTTGTTACCAGCGGATGTTGTAGAGAATAGCTTATAAAGTTCTTTACAAACCAAAAAAAGGTTATCTTTTTGTTCCTTTTGCGGTAGATGAGTACCAGTCATTTCCCAATCACCAATAGTAGCCACTCTCCATCTCTCGGAGGGAACAATCATTCCTCGCATTATTATTCCCAACAATTTCGGAACTCTGCCATTATTATCATTTTCAATTCTTAATTGTAAGAGTATTGCTCTACATTCAATGAGAGGACTCCAACCAGGGAAATGAAACGCAAAATCAATACTATCTTGCATAGATTCATTATTTGAATTGTCCCAGGGACTAAAGTTTACGCTTGCATCTGGAAAATATTTCCGAAACAAAGCTGCAGTGGAAGCAATTTTATTAGCTATTTCAACATTACTTACATTTGAACTCGCATTCATAAGTAGCTGACTATTTTTTTGAAAATGACATAATTTGCTGTAACTTGCTTATTAACTACTTTTTCTTTTAATAAAGATGTTGAAATGCTGATCAATAAACTATTCTCTATTCACATTTGAATAATAAATTTCTAGGTTTTAATGAAAATAACTCATCGCAAATTACAATACGAGGAACTTCAATGAGTTATCTTTTATTAATTCAATGCTATGCCAAAATTTGAAAAATTAACTTTACCTAATGAAGGCGAAATAATAACTTTTAATCAAGGCAAACCTAATGTTCCTAATAATCCAATTGTCCCATTTATTCGGGGTGATGGTACTGGAGTTGATATTTGGCCTGCAACTCAAATCGTTCTTGATTCAGCTATTAAAAAAAGCTACAAAGATGAAAGAAAAATTAATTGGTTTAAAGTCTATGCAGGCGATGAAGCTTGTGAACTTTATGGAACATATAACTATCTCCCTCAAGATACTATTGAAGCAATCAAACACTTTGGTGTAGCCATCAAAGGGCCTTTAACGACTCCCATCGGAGGAGGTATTAGATCTCTTAATGTTGCATTAAGGCAAATATTTGATTTATATAGCTGTGTTAGGCCATGTAAATATTATTCAGGAACTCCAAGCCCTCACAAAAATCCTCAAAATTTAGACGTTATTGTTTATAGAGAAAATACTGAGGATATCTACATGGGAATTGAATGGGAAGCGGAGGATAATAATTGTCTTGAATTAATTAATCACTTAAATAACGTTGTAATACCAAAAAGTAAAAATTTAAAAAATAGATCTATACCCGACGGATCAGGTATTGGAATAAAACCAGTGAGTAAATCTGGTAGCCAAAGGCATATTAGAAAAGCTATTGAACATGCCAAAAGATTATCAGGAGATAAAAGGCATGTGACTCTTGTACATAAAGGGAATATTATGAAATATACAGAAGGTGCATTTAGAGATTGGGGATATGAATTAGCAGTAAATGAATTTAGAGAAGATTGCATTACAGAAAGAGAAAGCTGGATTTTAGATAATATTCAGAAAAATCCAGAAATTACAATTGAAAATAATGCTCGAAAAATTGAACCGGGTTTTGACAAGCTTACAAATAATAAAAAAGCATTCATTTGCGAAGAAATTAAAGAAGTTATTGCATCAATATCAAATTCTCACGGAGATGGAAAATGGAAAGAACTTATTCTTGTTGATGATCGGATAGCTGATAGTATATTTCAACAAATTCAAACTAGACCTCAAGAATATTCAATTCTTGCAACCTTAAATCTCAATGGAGACTATGTTTCTGATGCAGCTGCAGCAATTGTTGGTGGCCTAGGTATGGCTCCTGGTGCAAATATTGGAGATAATGCAGCAATTTTCGAAGCTACGCACGGTACTGCGCCAAAACATGCAGGTTTAAATAAGATTAATCCAGGCTCAGTGATTCTTAGTGGTGTAATGATGCTTGAATATTTTGGTTGGGATGAGGCAGCTAACTTAATTACTAATGGTTTAAGTAAGGCAATAGAGCAAAAAAAAGTCACCTATGATCTAGCACGCTTAATGGAACCAAAAGTAGAGCCCTTATCCTGCAGCAGTTTTGCTGAAGAAATTATCTCAAATTTCTAATTTTAAAAATTATTTTTATTTTCAAAAACTTTCCAAATATTAACCAGTGAATCTTTAGTGCCAATGTTTCCAGGATGAGTAACAATTGGAAGTTTTTCGCCATTTTTTAGATTGTAGGTCACCACTGAAATGCCTTTTAAAATCTGGCCTCTAAGATAAACATAATCTGCATTAAGT includes the following:
- a CDS encoding NADP-dependent isocitrate dehydrogenase: MPKFEKLTLPNEGEIITFNQGKPNVPNNPIVPFIRGDGTGVDIWPATQIVLDSAIKKSYKDERKINWFKVYAGDEACELYGTYNYLPQDTIEAIKHFGVAIKGPLTTPIGGGIRSLNVALRQIFDLYSCVRPCKYYSGTPSPHKNPQNLDVIVYRENTEDIYMGIEWEAEDNNCLELINHLNNVVIPKSKNLKNRSIPDGSGIGIKPVSKSGSQRHIRKAIEHAKRLSGDKRHVTLVHKGNIMKYTEGAFRDWGYELAVNEFREDCITERESWILDNIQKNPEITIENNARKIEPGFDKLTNNKKAFICEEIKEVIASISNSHGDGKWKELILVDDRIADSIFQQIQTRPQEYSILATLNLNGDYVSDAAAAIVGGLGMAPGANIGDNAAIFEATHGTAPKHAGLNKINPGSVILSGVMMLEYFGWDEAANLITNGLSKAIEQKKVTYDLARLMEPKVEPLSCSSFAEEIISNF
- a CDS encoding 15,16-dihydrobiliverdin:ferredoxin oxidoreductase; protein product: MFDSLVDFLKTNIDELNGHEVQISGEFKEHHNEDSKYIIKNWLFSSSEYRKWRITRLDGGKKLQVFNTVAYPNFNSEMPILGADILWFGNSQKLLAILDYQPLIQENKYLEKYCSSLGSIKKKYSAFDNNKMKNIYDSKKYFSPWVIICRGNKLNLDRDLNNIFHSFVKNYLNINKSNPVNQFLNAEEIKINQIKYDKYSFEKDPADKLFKSFFGEKWTKKFINKFLFTLNNEIIH
- a CDS encoding bifunctional pantoate--beta-alanine ligase/(d)CMP kinase; this encodes MKKVIIRKTEEIENWRRNINSEINFIPTMGNLHDGHIKLISTAKNDNSNVNLVSIFINPLQFDNKLDLENYPQTIDNDIKISFSNGADAIFIPSYEDIYPPNNKNIKFLKAPKELSSALCGLNRIGHFDGVCTVVYRLLNLIKPKNLYLGEKDWQQLLILKNLVLRKNLNVAIRSIPTQRDFDGIPLSSRNVHLSKNERKLISFFSSELLEAKKIFQQDKKINLNQIIKKLSAKKISVEYLEHLHPHTLQKARPEDNISLLAGAIRCGETRLIDHVFLMKRRPIIAIDGPAGSGKSTVTKLIAKKLNLLYLDTGAMYRALSWLIIKESVDYKIEKKLQNILKDISIFFKSNTNSHQDVYVNNYCVTKEIRSQKISSIVSKISSIKEVRKFLVAEQRKIGESGGLVAEGRDIGTTVFPHAELKIFLTASIDERAKRRKYDKNSKDSQEIDLYTLKELIKKRDFEDSNREISPLIKANDAIEIITDGYTIDEVVDKIIDLYNDRIPKETEIK
- a CDS encoding phycoerythrobilin:ferredoxin oxidoreductase, with the protein product MLIQDTIFYRPDWRWHNFLKYLTNNLSKYNCLEKKIPSEYSYKDSTYGSKKLKKNVNLSTWGVTHKKRIQFARAVCINSPNYSVLNFLIIPNTIYNVPFFGVDFVSLPNSHLLVLDFQPSLKIQKQYNNELLEKLIKLKNHCHSSLPLAEKMSADVARFFSPGVIWSKLPKEERSDFLITNQLYTSFKEYLDLYLEILFESKEVNLELQKELINGQNEYLNYRRDNDPARPMLSSLFGKEFTESLIEEVLFTT
- a CDS encoding low molecular weight protein-tyrosine-phosphatase encodes the protein MNKISVLFVCLGNICRSPAAEAIFISLLEKKELTDGFIVDSAGTGSWHIGKKADSRMRIAAERRDINILSRARQITIEDFDKFNYILAMDDSNFRNIQNLKNSTASTGFASIKKIQDFRSVFNEQEVPDPYFGGDEGFDYVLDILEDSVTGFLGSIS
- a CDS encoding lipid-A-disaccharide synthase-related protein, whose amino-acid sequence is MSHSLLFICNGHGEDVIASEIIKRLLKIKNKNIEVLPLVGNGDVFNSIKSKNFRKIGYLKELPSGGFSNQSLKGFVLDLFAGFLIDNLRNFLLVKQKSKHNCQIIAVGDFLPLLYAWSSECDFSFIGTPKSDHTWSSGPGWDLSDFYHKLKGSEWDPWEMFLMKSPRCKNLIMRDKITASNLYKKNIDAKYLGNPMMDFVNVANDKISNIISFKRIILLIGSRYPEALKNLDNFLNCLQDFDLSKDLLILLPLSINANVIQIQNYLNKYGFKKQSKVKFLIEEDSVWKKKDKYVVIGKGKFNSWANMAEVGLSNAGTATEQIAGLGIPSLSLPGPGPQFTKSFAKRQSRLLGGSVLVCKNKKILLKRLSLLLKGKVDRLEQAKIGKKRMGEPGASKKIVDAINLHLLS
- the purM gene encoding phosphoribosylformylglycinamidine cyclo-ligase — protein: MDYKTSGVDIEAGREFVSEIKQAVEATHTSNVIEGIGGFGGLFRIPIDSFKKPVLVSGTDGVGTKLELAQSKNFHFEVGIDLVAMCMNDIITSGARPLFFLDYIATGKLDKKQLLRVVQGISHGCGENNCSLLGGETAEMPGFYSKNKYDLAGFCVGIVDEDKLINGKKVSENDLIIALKSNGVHSNGFSLVRKIIQNNNQIDKEFEKVSHLNFYDELLKPTKIYNNVINQMLSEDIEIKAMSHITGGGIPENLPRCIPSDFIPYINTSSWQIPTLFKFLKEKGSIPERDFWNTFNLGVGFCLIIDKQFKDAILSICKDYGIDSWEIGKIVRKNDSTISKFLPEILT
- a CDS encoding heme oxygenase (biliverdin-producing), translated to MAVALAGQLREGTKKSHTMAENTGFVACFLKGVVEKKSYRKLISDLYFVYEAMEEEIERLVNEEHPVIKPIGFKSLFRKETLVNDLKFYFGENWKNEINISHSAKEYVERIREVAKNSPELLVGHHYTRYIGDLSGGQILKRIAKKALNLQGNDGLNFYEFELIADEKKFKEEYSLTLNQLPINQKTADQIIDEANQAFTYNMKMFKELEGNLIAVLGKIVFNYITKKVRKGSTET